One window of Theropithecus gelada isolate Dixy chromosome 4, Tgel_1.0, whole genome shotgun sequence genomic DNA carries:
- the LOC112623573 gene encoding UL16-binding protein 2-like, producing the protein MAAAAATKVLLCLPLLLLLPRWSQTGRGDPHSLCYDITIIPKFRPGPQWCAVQGQVDKKTFLHYDCSNKTVTSVSTLGKKLNVTKAWKAQNPVLRQVVDMLTEQLLDIQLENYTPREPLTLQARMSCEQKAEGHSSGSWQFSFNGQVFLLFDSENRMWKMVHPGARKMKEKWENDKDVTMSFHYISMGDCTRWLGDFLMDMDSTLEPSAGGKSCKRNGDLE; encoded by the exons ATGGCAGCTGCCGCCGCTACCAAGGTCCTTCTGTGCCTCCCGCTTCTGCTCCTGCTGCCGCGCTGGTCCCAGACTGGGCGAGGCG ACCCTCACTCTCTTTGCTATGACATCACCATCATCCCTAAGTTCAGACCTGGACCACAGTGGTGTGCGGTTCAAGGCCAGGTGGATAAAAAGACTTTTCTTCACTATGACTGTAGCAACAAGACAGTCACATCCGTCAGTACCCTGGGGAAGAAACTAAATGTCACAAAGGCCTGGAAAGCACAGAACCCAGTACTGAGACAGGTGGTGGACATGCTCACAGAGCAACTGCTTGACATTCAGCTGGAGAATTACACACCCAGGG AACCCCTCACCCTGCAGGCCCGGATGTCTTGTGAGCAGAAAGCCGAAGGACACAGCAGTGGATCTTGGCAGTTCAGTTTCAATGGACAGGTCTTCCTGCTCTTTGACTCAGAGAACAGAATGTGGAAAATGGTTCATCCTGGAgcaagaaagatgaaagaaaagtgGGAGAATGACAAGGATGTGACCATGTCCTTCCATTACATCTCAATGGGAGACTGCACAAGATGGCTTGGGGACTTCTTGATGGACATGGACAGCACCCTGGAGCCAAGTGCAGGAGGTAAGAGCTGTAAAAGAAACGGGGATCTGGAATGA